GGCCGGCTCTGAATTCCACGAAGATGTCGTCCGCAGCGGCGTCCAGGGCTACACCGGTCCTCCTTTCGGGACAAAGGACGTGGCCGCCTTCCGCGAAAACCGGATGGCGGAGATGAAGCGCCTCATGGGCCTTCCGGTGGAGGCACTTGTTGCGGGTTTTCTGGAGCGGCACGCGGTCTTCGCCGATCTGCTCGAGGGGCTTACGCCGGCGGACGCCGAAAAGATCGCCTGGCACCGGATCGGCCTGATCCCCGCGGGTCAGTTCGCCGGCATCCGCCTTTACGAACTCGGCCTTCACGACTGGGACATCCGGGCCGTTGATGATCAGTCTCTTCTCATCGAACCTTCCATATCGCAGGCGATGACGATTCATCTTCCCTACGCGCAGTGGCGTTTTCTCAATCTGGTGCCTGCTTCGCCGCCGCCGGCGGGCCTCTTCCGTTTCCGGACGGAGGACGGCG
The bacterium DNA segment above includes these coding regions:
- a CDS encoding maleylpyruvate isomerase family mycothiol-dependent enzyme; the encoded protein is MNEPERRGAAVEAIRRESQRQAELFHSWGDTEWALPTFCEGWTRRHAVAHLQAGSEFHEDVVRSGVQGYTGPPFGTKDVAAFRENRMAEMKRLMGLPVEALVAGFLERHAVFADLLEGLTPADAEKIAWHRIGLIPAGQFAGIRLYELGLHDWDIRAVDDQSLLIEPSISQAMTIHLPYAQWRFLNLVPASPPPAGLFRFRTEDGASWCLAIRDGRAEVAEGEDPDAEISGDATALMLQTTGRLAWRDALGQRRISITGDEKAEALLDALAVSY